In the genome of Sander vitreus isolate 19-12246 chromosome 13, sanVit1, whole genome shotgun sequence, one region contains:
- the LOC144527938 gene encoding uncharacterized protein LOC144527938 yields MFIKNADLRNPRHHHELFLPSRPYRGELPTVAGFLLYPDTPAKMETTSQEAFCFRPVSQHDRGKGDHIALNTQQESLHSHPTSSRQTGRENSSRGWKPGEDDQEGNHDQTAGTNERDTTKMQSQYQKDFPPPSSCCRRRTPALPQPDNIGINPAFRIDFSTVQRENYPGWPIMSPMCAGRLRVASSGKPNVKK; encoded by the exons ATGTTCATCAAAAATGCAGACCTACGAAACCCCCGTCACCACCATGAATTATTTCTGCCTAGTCGACCCTACAGGGGGGAACTGCCGACAGTGGCAG GATTTCTCCTCTACCCGGACACTCCTGCTAAGATGGAGACCACATCACAAGAAGCTTTCTGCTTCAGACCCGTCTCACAACATGACAGAGGCAAAG GAGACCATATCGCCCTGAACACACAGCAGGAGTCCCTCCATTCTCATCCCACATCCTCGAGACAAACGGGAAGAGAAAACAGCAGCAGGGGCTGGAAACCAGGGGAGGACGATCAAGAAGGCAACCATGATCAGACAGCAGGCACAAACGAACGAGATACAACAAAGATGCAGTCTCAGTATCAGAAGGATTTCCCTCCTCCGTCCTCCTGCTGCAGAAGGCGAACACCTGCCCTCCCACAGCCAGACAACATCGGCATCAACCCTGCCTTTAG GATCGACTTTAGCACAGTGCAAAGAGAGAATTACCCTGGTTGGCCCATCATGAGTCCCATGTGTGCAGGGAGGCTGAGAGTGGCCTCGTCCGGCAAACCAAacgtgaaaaaataa